The sequence cagctgcctgtGGCGACTTCCCGAAGGAGGCCTGCAgcgggctccgccggcgcaggcgaccctGCGGATGGCCTGCCTCTGAGCGCCGCCAAGCCGCACTTCTCATGCCTGCcgaccggcgcggaggcggccgtctgcggacgagagcgaggacggcAGGTCTCGGCGGGTGTGTCGGCTGGGGGGTCGGCCCGACCCCCGCAGGCCCCGTCGCATCCGCACGTCTGGCAGAGGCGACCAGCGCGCTTCGTCGTTGCCGCAGAGTACGGGCGACGCCCGATGATTTCCGCGGCCGTcagacgcgaggcaggccTAAAgtcgacggcgccgcgcgagctcggcgttccatctgccgccgcctcgccgcagcaggcgcgtgaACACGTGAGGCAGGCGGAGATGACCGCGGGCATCAGCCTGCTGTGATGCaggcggccggcggagagagaggaggacgaaccGAGACTGGCGGAGTGCGCGGGCGTCCAAGGCCGCGCTGAAGCGCTCGAGAGCAGACGAAAGCGAATCGTTTCCTGCTGAAAGATTTTGTGCAGCcggggagagacagagaagagatAAATCACGAGGAAGCGCTTGACGGGGATGTACTGAAGGGATGCgccaggctgcgcgcggcctccagcgccgtcggcgccggtGCCTGGTGAGCGTTCGTTCGCCCATTCCGCAGAGGCCGGAGGGTAGCCCCCCCCTCGGCGTCGGGGCTCGTCCCCCGGGGCGAAGTCGGGCTTCCTGTCGGGAGTGGTCAACGGCAGCGTCGTCGTGGATCCAAAGAGTTCGAGTTCAATGGCCAGCTGCGAGGCTGTGGGGCCTCTGAAGCCGGTCGAGCCTTCTGGGGCGGGCCCAGCATCGCCGGAAGAGGCGTCTTCCTGCTCGAAAGGCAGCAGATGGCTGGGCAAGTCTTGGAGGGAATGCACGAAGAGCATCATGCGCCACTGATACAActtcggcggcagctgcagcccgcGGTCATCCTCCCCCTTCGCCTTCCAACAGCTACTaactgcctcgcctcctcggagCGTCTGCTTGGGCGGCGCCACCGCCCCAGAGCCGCCCGTGAACCGTCGCTGACGCGCAGTCCGCCGGCATCCTGGTGGCGTGTCCCGCCTGGGAGCCTTCTGAGACGACGCCGCTCcgcccgcagcaggcggtgcCCCCCCTGCGTGCGCGAAAAGCCCCGGGAGGGTGGCGgggtcgcgcgggcgcggcacgCAAGGCTGTTTGGCATCGGGGAGCTCCGAGACCGCGCCACTCGCTGCAGTCGGTCGAGGACGGGCTGCGACAGCTGCAGGTCCTGCGTCAGGTCttggggcgggcgcggggtcCGCGCAGGGCGTGATGCTCTTGCTTGGTAGGCCGCGGGCCCCAGGGGGctcagcctcgccgccgggCCTCTCGGTGTTGGCgctgacgaaggcgacgaaggcatctctctccttcccgcAGTCCTGCTGCAGGTCGAGGttggcgcgcgcggcgtcgcctccctcttcgtcctccggGAGCGGCGCTAACTGGCGGGGAGGCGCGTTGTTGAAAGACCGCATCAGGTCGATTAGGTACGGGTCGTTGGCTTGCGAGCTGCTCTGCACCCAGCAGCCCCACAAGCCAGAAAATTCACACACaaatatacatctatatatacacatatatacatacacatacatatacatttacatatacatatacatacatatatatacatacgtacacgcatatatacacatcTATAGAGTTGAAACttacacatgtatacatatatatacatatacatacatatatatatacgtacacgcatatatacatatatatatagttgcCACTCCTTCCCTGCATCCAAGGGCTGTTCGGCTTCCATTCCTCTGTCGGCCAAGCTCCTGCTCGGAGCTCAGGATCGTGTGTGGGTGTCTCTGCGATTCCAGGAGCAGCCGCCTTAACAGCCTCCTTCCAACGCAATCGagagctcctcctctgcacCACGCATCCCGCCaacgcgcggcgtcgcctgtctctctgcaaggccgcgaaggaggctgTTCACTGAGACGTGTTTTTCGCCGAGGAAGGACAGCCTGGTGAGCTTACTTGGATGGCATCCAGCACGCCAGTGAAGCTGAAGAAAGCGGGGTCTCTGTGGGGCATCGGCTGGCGGAGAGCCTGCGCCAAGTCGAGCTCGACCTGGATGAGTTCGCGCTCAGCTAGGTAGAGCGAGTAACACAGCGAGCATATGGGACGGTTACTTGACAGTTGCAGCCGCCCGGAAacagggaagaagaaaatATCCAGTCCGCGCTTCCTCATGTGATGCTGAGTCTCCAGCATCATGCGCAGATTCACAGTCTTGGTAAGGTCTTTCTTGCGATGCGTCAACCCGCACATGTAACACAGGGATGGAATCGCTGAACGACGGATGTCGTCGCAGGCCTTCTGCTTGCGGCGGCCCCCTGGTTCGTCGTCGCACTCGTCGTCTGCTTCAGTcgcagaagggagagagatcGGCGCGGTTGGAGCCGCCTGCCGAATTGTAAACGACTTCACCTAGGTGAAAGGGCGCGGCCCGAAGACACACAGTCAGGCAGGGAATTCTTCGCCGTACTGGCACTTAATCGCAGCACACATCCTCCACAATGCCTTCCAAGCTCTCAGAAAAGAGGAGAAGTGTTGCTTCGCCTTCATGGACGAGCGCATGCTTCAGGCATGCTGAGCTGGCGCGCGAATGAGGGCGAAATCAGCGGTACGTGAGAAAACCATTTTCTAGTCTTTGTCTTCCGCGCACACCCGCCTCGAGTGGTGTGCTACGTTACGCAGCGAGTACTGGTCGAGTATAAGGATATAATGGGCTCGGTACCTTTTCTCATTCAGTAGCTTTTGGAAAGAGTTTATGGATACAATTTATTCAACAAATTGCTATTTTAATAATATATGTGCCTATAGGAAAAAATACGTATAAATGAAAACCGTGTGTTTGCAAGGAGGCTCGTATTGTTTCCAAATATTTATAGAGTTGGAGTATCTGCTGCAGTAAACCTCGAACTGGCATTCTTGAATCTCATGGTCTTTTTGCGAGCGTATTTCGGGGCCTTTCGTTTCGAAGATGTCGCTGTGGAGCGGCCCTTACATCTTTAAAAAAGCGTGATACAACATCTTCTGTAGTCCCTCTTCAGCAGTCCGCCAGTAGTTGCACGTCTCGCCGCAGCCAATTCGTGCGAGGTTGTTGGCAGACTCACTTGGAGGAAATACCACGTCCTGTGCGGCGGGCCTTTCACCAAGTCGACGACAATCGTTTCCAGCCAAAGTCTGAACACGTTCTGAGTGAAGTGGAAGATCGTTTTGGCcacctgcgcagccgcgctgaGTGTCGCTCCAGCGACTGGGAAGACGTCGAAACTCTTCTCTGCCGGGTCTGCATTCCGTCGGtgctcttcctccgccgtcttcgacACCCCGTTCAGCGGTGGGTTGTCGCCGCTGACGCAGAATTGCGAAGTCAGGTCGCCGCCAAGGTGTCGCGCACGCTGAGGCGTCAACCGGTTGACCAGCGTGAACCCTGACGGCGCTCGGAGGGCGCTCCAGCATACCCGCGTCAACTGACACCGACTGCGCGGTTTGCCCCTGACAAATTCCTGAGCGAGCGCGAAACAGCACTTGCTGCTGACGCCATTTCACACGGGGAAGCAAACCCCTGAaggccgcgggcctgcgaGTGCGAAACCCCCCGCTCCCCCTCCTTCCAACCCGCCCCGAGCAGCacgtgcagcgccgcctcgccggtcGCGTCAGACCGGCGTTTTTCAACGCATGAGGCGTGCGCATGCCTCATGCTGAAAGGCCGGTAGTTGGGTGGTGTGGCACTATCACCGTGTGTGGGAAACAGACgagccgctgtcgccttcatTGACTGCATCGTCGCGCGTGCTCACTTCGTTCGGCAGCCCCGGGCGACGTGTTCGCTTTACTACGTGAGCCGCGGTGAAAACGCCCCCTCGCTATACGAAGGTGAATGCAGTGCAAGTGTGCACCTCAATGCGGAATACTATACTATCCGCGAGCGAACTTCCCAGGGCTCAGCTGACCTGATAGACGCGCTCTAAGGAACTATCGGAAGACATCGAGCCGAATGTTGCCAGGTCGAGAGCCTTTGTGATGTTGCAGTCTCTCCGGATGTAGTGCATTTGCTTCATCACAGCTGCGGGATACAGGGGCGGGCTGTCACGTTTGGCCTGCGGAAGCGCCCCTGCCGGTGGCTGCTGTATGCGTGAACCAGCGAACGACGCTCGCTCCCGCTCCCGAGTTGCAGTTCCGCTGCTTTGGTCGCTCAGCGAGCCAGAGAAGGAGCAGCGCTGCGAAGAGACTACATTATGGCTGCTTGCCTCCCATGCAGGTGACTCTTGTCCCTCTGTTTGCAGCCGAGAGGCTAATTTGTTTTCCAGGAGCTTCGCTGCTGAGAAGTCACTGCATATGATCCACCCGGTGGCGCCATGCTCCCCGTTCGGAAGGCCGGGCTTGCGGCCGCCCTCATCTGTCGTGCCTTCTAACCTCTGTGGGAGACTGGAAATGTAAAAACAGTCTGTACTGGAGCAGAAGACTGTGTCAGGAATAGCAACGTGGAGATTGCTGGCCATTCGGCGAAGGAAGGCAAGTGAGTGTTTCGGACGCGTCAGGACGCTCTTCCACCATCCAACGGCAGGCTGGACTGGAAGAAGGTTGTAATACGACGGGTCAGGATTTGTAAACGTAATTTTTGAGAAGTGTTTGATCTTTCTAGCTTTTTTTGCCTGAAGTAGCTCCTtcgcccttctccgcggctcaGCTGGCACGACCACGTTTCCATCACGGCACTTCTGAAGCCATGGTGTCGCTCCCCAGCCCCCGCTACCGCCCTTCTGCACAGTGCTTTCAGACAGCGCTCTCGAGACCCACGCGCTGGTTGCGGTTCGCGGGTTCTCTTGCATATCCTCTCTGATGAGAGTATCGGGCATTCGTAGAGATGAAAGAGCGGGGTTCTGTTTCacgtctgcaggcgcagggggCCGCTGCCTCTCATAGGGCAGCGAACCAGGGACTTGACGGGTCGAGTCACCGGCCGCATCCTCGAAAGCCTCGGGAACGTCCGAGTTGTCGGCGGCCATAATCCACTCGTAACATCTCAGATGTGGTCCCGCGATCGCTACAGGGAGAAGGGGGTTCTGGACGGAGCTCGTTATTTACGCGCGACTGTGAGCCGAGCCAGCAACCGAAGCCACGCATACCGGCCAGTGGAGTAAAGCCAAGATTCAAATTCGAACACTAAGCGGAACGTGCAACTGCAGTGTGCCCTTTACGCACATGGGCTGATTTGCGTCTAGTTCGGGTGCAGGACTCGAGCTTTCCTGCGTCACCCATTCGGGCACCACCAAGAAGTGAACGCACGATCTATACAGCGAGCGTTGCTTTGGCGATGCAATACCTCCAGGAAAAAACGGATGTGATTTACCCAGCTCGAATACACAGAAGTGACCGAGAGGAGCGGCAAGCAGTATTCTATTCAATCCCTTAGATGTTCTTCCTTGTTTCGAAACGACCAACCCAAACCCCTaggcgtcgctctcggcgccccCGACAAAAGCTCCCAATCAAAGAAGAAAGCGTGCAAAAGAATATCTGGAACCCCGGATGGTAAGTTACCTTGACGAACCCGGTGATTCTGAAGCCACCGTAAACTGCCTGCTGAATCAGTCCATCAGTGTGTCGGCGGCAGAGATGCAAGAGCTGGAAACACTGTTTTGCTCCCCTGTAGGAGGCACGGATAGGGGCGAGGGGCCAGGCAGGATGGGTTTCCGACTAGGAGAGCGAGTTTTGAATCTAAACCAAGGGACTGATTGGTCTATATATGTGGTGGCTGAGTGTTCGTGGCGGAATATCAGCCCctttcgcggcgcggctttgGCCCACTATTCTGTGCATGCAGGCAATTAAG is a genomic window of Besnoitia besnoiti strain Bb-Ger1 chromosome IV, whole genome shotgun sequence containing:
- a CDS encoding hypothetical protein (encoded by transcript BESB_055920) gives rise to the protein MAADNSDVPEAFEDAAGDSTRQVPGSLPYERQRPPAPADVKQNPALSSLRMPDTLIREDMQENPRTATSAWVSRALSESTVQKGGSGGWGATPWLQKCRDGNVVVPAEPRRRAKELLQAKKARKIKHFSKITFTNPDPSYYNLLPVQPAVGWWKSVLTRPKHSLAFLRRMASNLHVAIPDTVFCSSTDCFYISSLPQRLEGTTDEGGRKPGLPNGEHGATGWIICSDFSAAKLLENKLASRLQTEGQESPAWEASSHNVVSSQRCSFSGSLSDQSSGTATRERERASFAGSRIQQPPAGALPQAKRDSPPLYPAAVMKQMHYIRRDCNITKALDLATFGSMSSDSSLERVYQEFVRGKPRSRCQLTRVCWSALRAPSGFTLVNRLTPQRARHLGGDLTSQFCVSGDNPPLNGVSKTAEEEHRRNADPAEKSFDVFPVAGATLSAAAQVAKTIFHFTQNVFRLWLETIVVDLVKGPPHRTWYFLQVKSFTIRQAAPTAPISLPSATEADDECDDEPGGRRKQKACDDIRRSAIPSLCYMCGLTHRKKDLTKTVNLRMMLETQHHMRKRGLDIFFFPVSGRLQLSSNRPICSLCYSLYLAERELIQVELDLAQALRQPMPHRDPAFFSFTGVLDAIQSSSQANDPYLIDLMRSFNNAPPRQLAPLPEDEEGGDAARANLDLQQDCGKERDAFVAFVSANTERPGGEAEPPGARGLPSKSITPCADPAPAPRPDAGPAAVAARPRPTAASGAVSELPDAKQPCVPRPRDPATLPGLFAHAGGAPPAAGGAASSQKAPRRDTPPGCRRTARQRRFTGGSGAVAPPKQTLRGGEAVSSCWKAKGEDDRGLQLPPKLYQWRMMLFVHSLQDLPSHLLPFEQEDASSGDAGPAPEGSTGFRGPTASQLAIELELFGSTTTLPLTTPDRKPDFAPGDEPRRRGGGYPPASAEWANERSPGTGADGAGGRAQPGASLQYIPVKRFLVIYLFSVSPRLHKIFQQETIRFRLLSSASARPWTPAHSASLGSSSSLSAGRLHHSRLMPAVISACLTCSRACCGEAAADGTPSSRGAVDFRPASRLTAAEIIGRRPYSAATTKRAGRLCQTCGCDGACGGRADPPADTPAETCRPRSRPQTAASAPVGRHEKCGLAALRGRPSAGSPAPAEPAAGLLREVATGSCSLARLAGVKHSKQQTYVLLFAKPRGRGQARLRLALGLHQDMQVPSQYVCARAYADALLPARPYSSPCPLPAEWLDCLAGSAVGEDGAPGGARAPAAHEPPEKEGRAELALRPDMQSQPNSAVFHPVRRRGGGVAGGGGLRDR